Part of the Faecalibacterium duncaniae genome, TCACAATCCTATCTGGTGCCCGGGGACACCCACGAGGCCATTGCCTACAGCCAGCCCCTGATCCTGCCGGACGGCACCGTTTACGGCGTGATCGGCGTGGAACTGCTGGCCGACTACCTGTGGGAGAACCTGCCCTGCTCTGAGCTGCAGAACAACGGCACCTATTTCCTTGCCGTGACCGATACGGAGGAGCTCTCTGCCTCCGAACTGCAGCTGCGTCCGGTGCTCCGTTCCCACTGCGACGGGCAGCCGGGTTCTGCGGACGAAAGCCTTACGCTGCGCCTCCACAGTGCCCATACCCACCGCTACCTCTTCAGCAATGCCCTTTACATTGCTTCGGTCTCCCCCTTGAACCTCTACAGCCGGAACGCCCCTTTCTCGGGCAAGCACTGGCTTCTCGTGGGCTCCGTTCCCGCGGTGCAGCTCTTTGCTTTCGCCCAGCGGCTGAAGCAGCTGTTCTCCTTCATCATGCTGATCACGCTGGCCGTTGGCTTTGTTTGCAGCTGGCTGATCAGCAGGCGGCTGGCCCGGCCCGTTGCCAAGCTCTCGGCTGAGGTAGCCGCGGCCGAAGCGGATTCCTCCGCCATCCCGCATCTGTCCGCCACCGGCATCCGGGAGCTGGATCAGTTCTCCTCTTCCTTTACCCAGCTGAGCAAAGACGTGCTGGACTCCTCCACCCGCTTTTTGCGCATTATGAAATTGGCCAGTGCGGAGCTGGGCGGCTATGAGCTGCGCGATGACAGTGTTTATGTGACCGACAACTTCTTCTCCATGCTGGGCCTTGCACAGGAGCAGCCAGATCCGCTCACGCCAAAGGCTTTCCGCGCCCTGATGGGCACACTGGAGCAGCGGTGGTTCTACCGCCTGTCCCCGGCCAACAACAAGGTCTTTGCCATCCCCCAGCCCGACGGCAGCACCCACTACATCACCCTGCGCATCACCCATATCCTGGGCGAAAGCGCCTCCGAGGTGGGTCTTGCTGAGGATATGACCACCACGGTGCTGGAGCAGCAGCGCATTGAGCACGAGCGCGATTACGACACCCTGACCGGCCTGTACCGCCGCCGTGCCTTTGACCGCGCCTGTGACGCGCTGTTCCAGCAGCCCGAAAAGCTGGGCTGTGCCGCCCTGCTGATGATGGATCTGGACAACCTCAAGCAGATCAACGACACCTACGGCCACGACTGGGGCGACCAGTACATCCGCCAGACCGGCCAGTGCTTTGCGGCCAATACGCCCGCCAGCACCATCTGCTCCCGCCTTTCGGGCGATGAATTCCTGATCTTCTTCTATGGCTATCAGGATCAGGCACAGCTCCGCGCCCAGCTGGAGCTGCTGAGTGCCGCCCTGCAGCGCAGCGTGTCCATCCTGCCCAACGGCAAGCAGCTGCACATCAGCATCTCGGGCGGCATTGCCTGGTACCCCACGGACGGCCACGACCTGCTCACCCTGAAAAAATATGCCGACTTTGCCATGTATCAGGTCAAGCATTCCCACAAGGGCCGCATGTGTGATTTTGATATCGGCAGCTACCATCAGGAGGCATACGCCGCCCAGACCCAGCAGGACTTTGAGCTCCTGCTGCAGGAGGAGCTGGTGTCCTACCACTTCCAGCCCATCTACTCTGCCCGCAGCGGCCGGGTCGCAGCCTACGAGGCCCTCATGCGGGTCGATCTGCCCACCCTGCACTCCCCCGCTCAGGTCATGCAGCTGGCCCATGAGACAGGCCGCCTGTATGAGATTGAACGGATCACGGTGTTCCATTCCAGCGAGATCTTCCAGCGCATGCAGGCACAGGGCCTGCTCCAGAGCGATGCCCTGCTCTTCATCAACTCCATCGCCAATGTCAGCCTGACGGTTGAGGATGTGGAGGAATATGCTCAGCGCTACCCCGAGCTGCTCAAGCGGCTGGTGGTGGAGATCACCGAACAGGAAGATCTGGACCGCGCATGTCTGGAACGGAAGCGGAACATTCCGGGCTTCTCCGGCTCCTTTGCGCTGGATGACTACGGCAGCGGCTACAGCAACGAGCTGAACCTGCTGGAGCTCTCGCCCCGGTATATCAAGATCGACATTTCCATTGTGCGCGGGATCGACACCGACCGCGACAAGCAGCAGATTGTCTCCAACATTGTGGCTTACGCGCACGCACGCAGTATGCAACTCATCGCCGAGGGCATTGAGACCGAGGCCCAGCTGCGCACCGTCATCGGTCTGGGCGTGGACCTGCTGCAGGGCTATTACCTCAGCCGCCCCGCCGCAGTGCCCGCCCCCATTGCACCGGCAGCGCAGACGGTGATCGACCAGCTCGAACACCAGCGGTTCAATCCTCTCGGTTTATGATCTTTCCGGCTCCCCTGTGGGGGAGCCTTTTGTGACCCCATTCAGAGAAAGGAGACACGATGAACCACGAATCCAGTTCCGCTCTCCCCGCCGCCATCCGGGTGCGGGGCGCGCGGGTGCACAACCTGAAGAACATCGATGTAGATGTGCCGCTCCACAAGATCGTCGGCATTGCGGGCGTGTCCGGTTCCGGCAAGTCCTCGCTGGCGCTGGGTGTCCTCTACGCCGAGGGCTCCCGCCGCTATCTGGAGGCCCTTTCCACCTATACCCGCCGCCGGATGACCCAGGCCGAAAAGGCGCAGGTAGACGAGATCCGCTATGTTCCCGCCGCACTGGCCCTCCACCAGCGGCCCGGCGTGCCCGGGATGCGTTCCACCTTTGGCACCATGACCGAGCTTTTGAACAGCCTGCGGCTGATGTTCTCCCGGCTGTCCCACTACCCCTGCCCCAGCTGCGGCTGCATGGTGCCGCCCAGCCTGAACATTGCGGCCGAGATCCCGCTCTACTGCCCCCGGTGCGGCGCACAGGTGCCGGTGCTGGGCGCGGAGCAGTTTGCCTTTAACAGCACCGGAGCCTGCCCAGACTGCGAGGGCACCGGCATCGTGCGGGTGGTGGACGAATCCACTCTGGTGCCGGACGAGAGCCTTTCCATCAACGAGGGCGCGGTGCTGCCCTGGCAGACCCTGATGTGGTCGCTGATGAAGGAGATCGCCGAAAAGATGGGCGTGCGCACCAACGTTCCCTTCCGGGAGCTGACCCCGGAAGAGCGCGACATGGTGTTCCACGGCCCCGCCAAAAAAGTGCATCTGCTCTACCAGAACAGCAAGACCGGCGCGGCGGGCGAAATGGATTTCACCTACTTCAACGCTGTTTATACCGTAGAGAACGCTCTTGCCAAGGTGACGGATGAAAAGGGCATGAAGCGGGTGGAGCGGTTCCTGAAGCAGGGCCCCTGCCCCGCGTGCGGCGGCTCCCGCCTGAACGCCGCGGCCCGGGCTCCCCGGCTGCGGGGCATCGGGCTGGCCGATGCCTGCCGCATGACGCTGGACACGCTGGTACAGTGGGTGGAGGGGGTGCCCGCCTCCCTGCCCGTGGAGATGCGCCCCATGGCTGAAAGCATCTGCGAGTCCTTTCAGGCCACCGCTGCCCGCCTGCTGGATCTGGGGCTGGGCTACCTCTCCCTTGACCGGGAGGCTGCCACCCTTTCCACAGGGGAGCGCCAGCGGGTGCAGCTGGCCCGCTCGGTGCGCAACCGCACCACCGGCGTACTCTATGTGCTGGACGAGCCCTCCATCGGTCTGCACCCCTCCAACATCGAGGGCCTGCGGGGCGTGATGCATGACCTGATCGCGGACGGCAACTCCATTGTGCTGGTGGATCACGACACCGAGATCCTGCGGGATGCCGACTGGCTCATTGAGATGGGCCCCGGTGCCGGTGAAAACGGCGGCACCATCCTGACGCAGGGCACTGTGGAGCAGGTGGCCCAAAGCCCGGCTTCCCGCATCGGGCCCTTCCTTGCCGACCTGCACACCCTCTCAGCCCGCACCCGCACCCCGGAGGCGGAGCTCTTTGCGCTGGGCACCATCACCCTGCGCACCCGGGCCATCCACACCGTCAAGCCGCTGGAAGTCCGGCTGCCCAAGGGGCGGCTCATTGCAGTGACCGGCGTGTCCGGTTCCGGCAAGACCACGCTGGTGCTGGAAAGCCTGATCCCCGCGCTGGAGGCCGCCGCCAAGGGCGAAGCTCTGCCCGCCCATGTGGAAAGCATCACTGCACCGGGCATTGCGCAGGTCAAGCTCATTGACGCAACACCCATCGGCATCAATGTGCGGTCCACGGTGGCCACCTATGCCAATGTCCACGATGAACTGCGCAAGATCTACGCCCGCTCCCCCCTTGCCAGGGAGAAGGGCTACAAGGCGGGCGATTTTTCCTACAACACGGGCCGCCTGCGCTGCCCCGGCTGCGACGGCACCGGCACCATCAGCCTGGACATCCAGTTCCTGCCGGATGTGGAGATTACCTGCCCGGATTGCGGCGGCTCCCGCTACCAGAAGGATGCCGCCACCCTCTACCGCACCCGGAAGGACGGCACCCAGGCCGAGAGCCTGCCCCGCCTGATGGAGATGAGCGTGGACGAAGCCCTTGCCGCCTGTTCCGACCTCAAGCTGGTGGCCAGCCGGCTGCAGACCCTTTCCAGCCTGGGGCTGGGCTACCTGACTCTGGGCGAGGCCACCCCCAGCCTTTCGGGCGGGGAGGCCCAGCGGCTCAAGCTCGCCAGCGAGATGGGCAAAGGGCAGGCTGACACCGTGTTTGTATTCGATGAACCCACCATCGGCCTGCACCCGCTGGATGTGCGCACTCTGCTGGGCGTGTTCCAGCGCCTCATTGACAGCGGGGCCACTGTGGTGGTCATTGAGCACGATCTGGATGTGATCCGCAACGCCGACTATCTCGTGGACCTTGGCCCCGGCGGCGGTGAGAGCGGCGGACGCATCGTGGCCTGCGGCACACCGGAGCAGGTGGCCGCCGATCCCGCCAGCATCACCGGAAAATATCTGCACCTGTAACCAAAAGAGGGACCCCGCCCAACGGCGAGGTCCCTCTGACATTTTATAACAAATTTTAGGTATCCTGCAGTTCCCCGCGGCTGGCGGCCTTGAGGTAAGCAAAGATGAAGCCGTCCAGATCACCATCCATCACGGCATCGACATTGCCGGTCTCGTAGTTGGTGCGGTGATCCTTGACCATGGTGTAGGGCATGAACACATAGCTGCGGATCTGGTGGCCCCAGGCGATCTCATTCTGCACGCCCTTGATGTCGTCGATCTTGTCCATGTGCTGCTGCTTTGCGATCTGATACAGCTTTGCCTTCAGCATTTCCATGGCGTAGTCACGGTTCTGGAACTGGCTGCGCTGGGTCTGGCAGCTGACCACGACGCCGGTGGGCTTGTGGATCAGACGGACAGCGGAAGAGGTCTTGTTGATGTGCTGGCCGCCGGCACCGGAGGAGCGGAACACCTGCATCTCGATGTCCTCAGGGCGGATGTCCACCTGAATGGTGTTGTCCAGCTCAGGCATCACTTCCAGAGAAGCAAAGCTGGTCTGGCGGCGGGCGTTGGCATCAAAGGGGGATACGCGGACCAGACGGTGCACGCCGTTCTCGCTCTTGAGCAGGCCATAGGCGTTGGCACCCTTGACCATCATGGAAGCGCTCTTCATACCGGCCTCGTCGCCGTCCTGATAATCCAGCACCTCCACGGTCATGCCGTGTGCCTGTGCCCACTTGTTGTACATGCGGTACAGCATCTCGGCCCAGTCCTGCGCCTCGGTGCCGCCGGTACCGGCGTGGAAGGTCAGGATCGCATTGCTGTGGTCGTACTCACCGTTCAGCATGGTCATCAGCTGCAGCTCGTCCACGGCCTTGCCCACGGCGTTCACGGCTTCCTCTGCCTCGGGCACCATATCGGGGTCGTACTCCTCGTCCAGCATCACCAGCATGGTCTCGGCATCATCGTACAGGCCCTGCAGCTTTTCAAAGCGGTTCAGCTTGCCCTTCAGGTCGCCCACTTCATCAAAGACCTTCTTGCTCAGCTCAGCGTCATCGTAAAAGCCGGGGCGGCTCATGGTGTGCTCCAGCTCCTGCACGCGCTTGCGGGAAGCGTCGATGGCCAGCGCTTCCTCCAGGTCCTTCACAGCGGTGCCGTAATCGGCCAGCTGCACTTTCAGTTCGTCAGTAGTAATCATATTTTAAGAATCCCTCAAAAGATACAGTTTATACACAGATACTTCATTAGTATACCCAGAATCCATGATAAAGTAAAGAGGAAAAATACTCAACCTACTGGAATTTTGAAGATTTTTGCCTTTTCTTTTCTCTTTTAAGGGAGTATAATAAGTTCAACTAGCATACCGGGAGGATCTTATGCCCAAATATTATGGCTGCCCCTGTGAGGGCTGCGGCAAGCCGCTGACACTGCAGGACGACATCGTTGTCTGCCCCGACTGCGGCGCGCCTTATCACCGCGATTGTTACGAAAAGCTCGGCCGCTGCATCCATGCCCCGGCCCACGCCGCCGGATACGAGTGGAAGTTCCCTTATCAGGAAAGTGAGCTGTGCACCTGCCCTGCCTGCGGCGAGCGCACCCTGCGCAGTGAATCTGTCTGCCGCTGCTGCGGTGCGGCCCTGCCCCCGGAGGGGGCACAGGAGCCCGCAGACCGTGTTGATTCGGATGAGCACAGCGAGGAGTTTGATTACTCCACCTTTTACCGCCAGTTCCAGGAGACCGGAGCCCCGCAGGTAGACCCGCTGCGTCAGACCTATCAGGCGGCTTTTGGCAAGGAAGAGGTCATGGACGGCATCCCCTGCAAGGACTGGGCGG contains:
- a CDS encoding putative bifunctional diguanylate cyclase/phosphodiesterase, with protein sequence MQNRKPHSQKAPQTGHSIFGTILFSLLAVLAVEFLLLTFAVHVTRLGPQLNQNAEDILAMQVDNRSRYLQSIFHDAQELTSLSDAINGLTQQLLDEGEISLSTLDSSSDAAYPLLEAAAPELISTLRIKSVTGVFLILNTHDLDRRKQDSLMPAIYLRDLDPDAAPSQRNADLTFVRAPAQLVQSLSIATDNSWAPTIRYRALGNQGFLYPPFQAAYKDGASLAASDYGHWTSQSYLVPGDTHEAIAYSQPLILPDGTVYGVIGVELLADYLWENLPCSELQNNGTYFLAVTDTEELSASELQLRPVLRSHCDGQPGSADESLTLRLHSAHTHRYLFSNALYIASVSPLNLYSRNAPFSGKHWLLVGSVPAVQLFAFAQRLKQLFSFIMLITLAVGFVCSWLISRRLARPVAKLSAEVAAAEADSSAIPHLSATGIRELDQFSSSFTQLSKDVLDSSTRFLRIMKLASAELGGYELRDDSVYVTDNFFSMLGLAQEQPDPLTPKAFRALMGTLEQRWFYRLSPANNKVFAIPQPDGSTHYITLRITHILGESASEVGLAEDMTTTVLEQQRIEHERDYDTLTGLYRRRAFDRACDALFQQPEKLGCAALLMMDLDNLKQINDTYGHDWGDQYIRQTGQCFAANTPASTICSRLSGDEFLIFFYGYQDQAQLRAQLELLSAALQRSVSILPNGKQLHISISGGIAWYPTDGHDLLTLKKYADFAMYQVKHSHKGRMCDFDIGSYHQEAYAAQTQQDFELLLQEELVSYHFQPIYSARSGRVAAYEALMRVDLPTLHSPAQVMQLAHETGRLYEIERITVFHSSEIFQRMQAQGLLQSDALLFINSIANVSLTVEDVEEYAQRYPELLKRLVVEITEQEDLDRACLERKRNIPGFSGSFALDDYGSGYSNELNLLELSPRYIKIDISIVRGIDTDRDKQQIVSNIVAYAHARSMQLIAEGIETEAQLRTVIGLGVDLLQGYYLSRPAAVPAPIAPAAQTVIDQLEHQRFNPLGL
- a CDS encoding excinuclease ABC subunit UvrA — protein: MNHESSSALPAAIRVRGARVHNLKNIDVDVPLHKIVGIAGVSGSGKSSLALGVLYAEGSRRYLEALSTYTRRRMTQAEKAQVDEIRYVPAALALHQRPGVPGMRSTFGTMTELLNSLRLMFSRLSHYPCPSCGCMVPPSLNIAAEIPLYCPRCGAQVPVLGAEQFAFNSTGACPDCEGTGIVRVVDESTLVPDESLSINEGAVLPWQTLMWSLMKEIAEKMGVRTNVPFRELTPEERDMVFHGPAKKVHLLYQNSKTGAAGEMDFTYFNAVYTVENALAKVTDEKGMKRVERFLKQGPCPACGGSRLNAAARAPRLRGIGLADACRMTLDTLVQWVEGVPASLPVEMRPMAESICESFQATAARLLDLGLGYLSLDREAATLSTGERQRVQLARSVRNRTTGVLYVLDEPSIGLHPSNIEGLRGVMHDLIADGNSIVLVDHDTEILRDADWLIEMGPGAGENGGTILTQGTVEQVAQSPASRIGPFLADLHTLSARTRTPEAELFALGTITLRTRAIHTVKPLEVRLPKGRLIAVTGVSGSGKTTLVLESLIPALEAAAKGEALPAHVESITAPGIAQVKLIDATPIGINVRSTVATYANVHDELRKIYARSPLAREKGYKAGDFSYNTGRLRCPGCDGTGTISLDIQFLPDVEITCPDCGGSRYQKDAATLYRTRKDGTQAESLPRLMEMSVDEALAACSDLKLVASRLQTLSSLGLGYLTLGEATPSLSGGEAQRLKLASEMGKGQADTVFVFDEPTIGLHPLDVRTLLGVFQRLIDSGATVVVIEHDLDVIRNADYLVDLGPGGGESGGRIVACGTPEQVAADPASITGKYLHL
- the prfB gene encoding peptide chain release factor 2, encoding MITTDELKVQLADYGTAVKDLEEALAIDASRKRVQELEHTMSRPGFYDDAELSKKVFDEVGDLKGKLNRFEKLQGLYDDAETMLVMLDEEYDPDMVPEAEEAVNAVGKAVDELQLMTMLNGEYDHSNAILTFHAGTGGTEAQDWAEMLYRMYNKWAQAHGMTVEVLDYQDGDEAGMKSASMMVKGANAYGLLKSENGVHRLVRVSPFDANARRQTSFASLEVMPELDNTIQVDIRPEDIEMQVFRSSGAGGQHINKTSSAVRLIHKPTGVVVSCQTQRSQFQNRDYAMEMLKAKLYQIAKQQHMDKIDDIKGVQNEIAWGHQIRSYVFMPYTMVKDHRTNYETGNVDAVMDGDLDGFIFAYLKAASRGELQDT